In Fusarium oxysporum f. sp. lycopersici 4287 supercont2.80 genomic scaffold, whole genome shotgun sequence, the genomic stretch GCCGGCAATTGTGAGAGTACTTCTGCCGCTATGGTATCCAATATCAAAGTCTCCTGCCTCGAGGAGCTGGACACCGGACGCGATGCCGAAGAGGCACCGGTACTCAGCGGACATATCTGTGGAACGTCAGAATCTAGTCTAAATTCGAGAAAACAGACTGGCCTCTTAAAGGCACAGAATGCAGACAGCCCAAGACAAACTTACCGTTCTCGTCATGCCTCACAAGCTCTGGCTGTATCGGTTTAGCCAGCTTCCACAACTCCTCTCGGGTCCTGCTCCTGACGCCGTCTGCGCCGGCGAGAATGTCTCCCTTAAACGAAGAATTATCATCACATCTTACAATGACTCCATGTGATTGATGCTCAATATCCACGATGTTCTTGTTCAGCAAGACCTTTCCCTTGTCCTGAATGTTCTCAAATAGGGTTTGGAGAAGTATTTGACGATCTCCCCATAAGAAGTCATAACCCGTCCTGCAGCAGCACGATTAAATCTAGTAGCTCTGAGGAATCACTCAATTACTCACCTCGCCAATCCGAGCCTACACACATCAGATCGCGGGCAGACTAAGCGCCCTTGATCGTCACGATCTGCCATCCATATAATCGGCTCCTATGCTATGTTAAAATAGAAAACACAAACATCCCCTGTCGTTTGCGTACCGTCCTTTTGAATAGCGTACTATAAATTCCGAGTTGATCGAGGATCTTGATTACCCGGGTTAGGTTCAGACACATTGACATCTACATCGCGGAACAATGGAGAAGGGGAGAAGTGGGCGGAGCTTACGCGACAGCCGTTTGGACCTATGCCAATAGACGCACCGACTTGAGGAGCAATCGTGTCTCGGCGCTCTAGCAACACATAGTCGATCCCAGCTTTCTAGCATACTATCAGTAATTTTCCTCTCAATTTCCCAGCGTATTGATCATACCTCAAGCGCATTGGCAAGTGTAAGACCAGCGACACCGCCTCCAGCGATCATAACCCGGAAACCCGTTTGATCAGGCATAGTCAAGATATGAGCCAGATAAGCAATCTGAGTCAGGTGACTGTGATGGTGGATGAGCAGGCTATTGAGGATGGATTGTATGATTTTATATACGATGCTGCGCGCAATTCTTGACCCATTGTGGTATAATGCCTAAGATGTGAGCTAGATGTGTTGTTTGCAGCTGACCTGTGGCAGAAAGCTTATCTCCACCCAGCACAACTTAGGTGTATTGCTACGTGAGAAAGAGAGTTTGTAGTGGCTAACTGCCTCAGGCCGGCAaaactttattataagagaTATTAACAACTCGATTCACATGCTCGTAATTCGAATTGGGTATGGGGGCGGCGCAAATCGTATGCTCAAGGTAGAATGGCTTGTTACCATATTGTAGCAGCGCCCTGATTCCTTTGTCTTCGCTGTTGCATAATCGTAACGAGGTAAGACGCGCGGTCAGTGTCAGCTCTCAGCCAGATTCAACTCTAAATAACACTTCTCAAAACACACTTCAGGCAGCATACCAACTACCTACACAGTAGCCCAAGATAAGCTTTTCAGCTTATCATCTGATCAGGTCTCACGCAGACAATCACATAATCGTAAAGCAGCAGCGCCATGACTTCTTTGCCATTCCTCTAGTTTTCAGCTGCAGCCTTTATTTACGAAATACTATTTCACATGCCAAGTAGAAGCATTGAATGCATCCTCGTATGGATACATGGGAGAGCTAGGCCAGCCACATTCAAGCCCGCCTAATAAGTCTCCGTGCCTACACGGCGATACCTCCTCCGCGGCTCTTCCCGAGCTGGAAATTCCATGCACTGGGTAGCTATGAACACGTCGACAAAGGCGGGGTTGACCGTAGAAAAAGAGTTAATCCACTGTGGCTTTAAAGTCAGTTGTATACAGTGAGTTATATAACTGCCAGTTAGTTCAGTCTACTCTATAGATGGCAGTAActtagtagttatataaataataatgTAAAGGTTGGTAACTAAAACTGGCTGCAAAGGATGGTAATAAATAGTATAGGTAAATCTTGCGTAATAGGCTTAAGCCagtttttaattattatagttCTTTTCTTAGCCTAAATACGTTAGTAAGgaaaagctatttttaataaCTTATCTACTTAGACTGTGGGGTGTTCTAAACCTGGATCTTGTCTAGCTTGACATGCTCTGAGCCGCCCTATTTGTCTCCCTATGGCAAGTATTACAACCCCTGCAGTTATATTACATATAGCTTATATTTTTCACCTAATTAGGGAATTCTACTTATCCACGTCCCGGCAAGCTCACTACACACTTACACCAAGGTAAGTAAAACTAAATTATATACttactatttatattataagtactataagtaattagttaataagcaAGTTAGCCAGCATACTTTTTAACTTGAAAGCTATTTTTTAAGTAATTCTGAAAATTTTAAATTAAGtttaaaatagctaagatttaagtaacttatatataagacctgaaataagctatattaatttttCTGAATtttaagaaaaaaaatatatatagctataaactttaaagtctatttatattataaaatacactatattataaggtttctatataaactaaaatacttaaaaatCTTTTAAAAATACCTTTTCAATAAAATTAACTATACTATTCTAGGGaaaattttatataatttttagctaatttatttaagctaTAGAATGCTATAGAATAAACTATTATTAGCTGCATAGTATGCCGGCCAACTTGCTTATCTGGCCAACTtgcttattaactatattaagtctaatttaaataaatataactatatgaaattatattaagagagaaagaaatcAATTATTAAAGCTCTAAGCAGATTTACATGTAAgaattttaattaatttaaaagccttaattatataaaagtatttaaatataGCAAGTCTGCTATTCTAGCCTCCCAAGGAGCTTAAATCTTCTCTGGTAATTAAACCCTCTTATATGCGGGCCCGATGCAGTTGTTTTAGGTGTAGCGCAGAGCATAGTATAGTTTCACGAATGGAATGGGATAAGACCTTTGAGATACTCCTGTAACCTAGGATCGCACGCGTACACATATGTCCCCCGGACCCCGCGCGTCATAAGCACGGCGTATATCTGCGTAATAAACCACAACAGGTCGTCGTCCGAGTATGTCCTGCCGAGGGTGGGGTTGTTCTCTTTCCCCTTCTTGTCTAAGTATGAGTTGCGATGGGCGAAGAGACGCTTCCGCACGGTGTCAAATCGTAGGTCCAGACCGATAATGACGCCGACGTAGTTCAGGTCGTATCCCTGCACCGTGTAGATCGAGCCAACCTCCTCGAGCGCGTTACTGGAAGATATCCAGTCGGTGGCGGTGCTGTTCCAGCGAAGCTGCGTATCGCCGATCGCGATGTCGAACGCTGTCCGGTCTCTCTTTGACCGCCACTCCCATGCGTAGCTGGCGACTATGCGTGCAAGACCGACCTCTGCGTCGCGCTGGAAGATCTCATCTCGCATACGCGCGACGCAGTCGAAGGTGCAGAAATCGTAGTCCCCGAAATCGCGTCGCACCCGCGGAAGCAAGAAAGGGCGAGGGTCGAGGATCCAGCAGACGTAAGACACAAAGTCGGACCCAGCCCACAGGCGTATCTGCGTTTAGAGCTGGAAGTGCCGTCTTAAAGCTCGTGCATCGGCCACGAGGTCTGATAGCACCTCCGAAGGCAGGTCTGCGGGGCGCACACTCTGCGCTGCGTCCAGCAGGAAGATCTGATGCCGGCTCTTGGTCTGTATCCAGTCCAGTTGCGTTTTGCTAGTGTCGTCGCCGCCAAAAAGCTCTCTCGTGATACTCAAAAACTTGGCGTTAAGCACTCCCGAAGGTTGGTTAGCACGTTGGTTAAGCCGATGAGTCTCGTCGACGAGAAGCAGGCTGAACATCCCATCTGCCTCCCCCACTTCAAAAGGCGTTATAACCATAGAGGGATAGAGTCAGAGTGTTTTCTTAAAGACAGCCTTGATAGAGGATCGCAGCGACTGTTGTGGCACGACCAAGCCTACCCGGAGACCTTGGAGTAGCCCTCGGTTGGTGTCAGTGAAGAAAGAAGCGAACCGCGTGTCACTGTCCAAATCTTCGAGGGTAGCGAAAGTCTGGATGTCGACAAGTAGCTTGATCAAGTATATGGCCGCCACAGTCTTCCCGGTGCCCGGATCGCCCTGGATCACGATCATGCTGTCGGCGCCGCTCTGGAGATCAGCGAGGAGCCCCTTGACAATCTCCTCTATTGAAGCTGCTTGATCGGCTGTAAGTGCCTTTAACGGTGACAGCTTAAACAAATTGCGGTTTCTAATCTCATGAAGGCCCCTCGTGAAGACGCCGAGGACCTGAAGTCGCTCGAAGATGTTGCAGAAGCCCTCACGATACAGCTCGCGTTGAAAGTATCTGGACtcggtgatgatgttgttccGGTTGAGCACCCGGTTGGCACCGTCACCGGCCAGCATCTTGATGAGATAAGATTCTAAATCGAGGCAGACTGACTTGTTGAACCTCTCGTCGAATATGACGTGGATGTTCTTGAGGTGCTGTTTTGCAGGCGTTTCGAGGTGCTGCCGCAGTCTGCCAACTGCATTGAGCGACTCCCCAACGTAGATGTCCCTTAGTTGGTCCGATCTTGCCTAGGTGGTGTCGCGGCCATCGTCCAACACGTACACAACATGCCAGTTGCTATATCTCTTATCGTGGGCTCTCCACGTCGCGACAGCATCCCTAGAAAAATCAAGCTGGGCGATCGTCAAGTTGGTCATACTTCTTACTGCTGCCTACTGTACAAAGGACCATCAGAATGCCGCCGGATTATCTACTTTCCGTCCATGCCAACCCTGAGCCCCTCCGGCATTTTCCCGAAGAATCACCCCTAGATTTTACACTTTCCGTCCATGCATATTGattttaggtttttatatctttttaagctaataataactttattacttaatattatacctattataaagctaatcttattaaaattctaaatattatttaattaaatattatattttataattatattttttataagcttaaactaattataaataattataagattCTTCTATTTAGccttttaataattatatttataaaaagaatatatcttaagttataattattatttaataaaattaatagcctaatacttattaattagtaatatattatatttaataagtaattaatttattatttttttaatatataatataaaagggaaattcttataaatctaaatttaaaatatatttaattataagttattcttcctaattacttaatttttaactatttaaaatataattaatataagccCTATTAACCTactaagctagccttaatctactaatatttataatttttccctaaatactaaaacctttttttcttaatttgcCTTTTTCCCCCTCTTTTCCCCCTTACTTCCCCTTCTTTACcctataattataatagaaGTAAGGGTTCTTGGCTTATTTTAATATGGCCTTTTAGGGTTAGAGCCTTAGTAGTAATCGCCTTAAGGGGGTAATAATAGAGAGGGCATTTAGCCTGCCAAGGACAGGggaaatatcttttttatacttatagattaaggctacttatttaattagaaCTTAAGGtttaaaatagtaattatataatctactaaaacttaatattaagggtattatattttttaatataatatataataccttatattatattatattaaaaataataccttattttattatcttactttaattTCTTTggctttactttatatattacttaataggtattttaactttttaaataattaaaaggtacttttattatttaactGCTTTACTCCTAGCCctaagctttatataaatttatattagctaaCGTACACGATAAGCTTGCTGATCAGACAAGCATGCCGATCAGTCTACTGTGTAGCTAAAAgtagcttaccctatagtatTTTCAAcattaaataaaatagctaaaaatctaTAAGAAGTATTTTTAAAGATAGTATAGTTACTTATATAAGAAAGGATTTTTAAAAgaattttaattattttattttatatagagaaccttaaaatacagtgtattttacagtgtaaatatactttaaggtttatagctatatagaATTTTTTAAAAAATCTAAaaaaaattaataaagcctattttaagacttatatatctattaacAAACTTTTAGCTCTTTTAAGATTAATTTGGATTTTCAgaattattaaaaagttGCCTTTAAGGTGAATAATAGAACTAATCCGCATGCTTGTCTGATCGGCAAGCTTATCGTGTACGTTAGCCTTAAATCTCTAGTTTAAATATTCTGAGCCCCTTTAAATTCCTTCTGAAACTCTGCAGCACTCTTCACGTGACCCCTAGAAGGAATGATCTTATCCAAGATAACCTGGTGAAGCTCCCCATCCCCATCAGCACAAGCGTCGCTGATGACTGTTGTCGCAAATTCGGCATCCGTTGCTGTGACTGCCGTTCTCAGAACACAGCCAGAAGTGCTCAACCCGGACAGAACAAGAGACTTGatgcccttctccttcagatAATCAAGTAAGCCTGGGGACTTGAGCGCCGAGATATGTCCCGGGACCCGGTGAAAGGTGAGCTCGTCTTTGTCATCAGCCCGAAGTTCAGCTGGTTCGGGTTGTTCCAGGTTCTTCATAATCTCCAAGAGCCCTTGGAAGCGATCTACGCCTTTGCAGGCCGGGAAGGGAGTGCCGTTTGCGTCGATAAGGCAGTGGACAACGGTGATGTTGTGAGTCTTGGCCCAGTTTCGGAGTTCAACTGCGACCTTCAGGGCTGGCTCAGCAGATGGACCAGCAACCTTCTCGATGAATAGAGTGTACCaatcaaggagaaggagagcTGTTTCAGAGGACCCATAGGCGCTCGGTGACGAGGCGTCGAGTGTAGTGGTAGACATGGTGATATTAAGCGTATTGCTGAGTGCTGGGTTTAAGACAAGAGTTAAGCTTGGAGTATTTGATTAACCAGCGGTAAAATATGAGTCTTATATACTGCACTGAACTATATGAGATCAACACTTCAGGACGATCAATGGACTTAGATATGGTTAACTCGGCGATATGTGCAGTTAACCCCGTCTGGCGTTATGAGGTTATCCCCACTCGGTGCCGAATCGGCAAAGCTTTTTCATACTTTCGCTCCACTACAGGGTATTCAATATCCAGGGACCATCCTGATTAAAGACTGCAGCCAAAACAAGTTAATTATCTTTTGAAGTGCTTGAAAGAGATGATACAGACGTAAGTATTTTAGGGCTTATACTAGCATTAATATCTCCAATCCCAGTAGCCCACATGATACAATTCTCATATTACAAATAAGAAGGACCCAAAAGCCTCCGCGGAAGGTTTAGAAATTGTTTCATAGACATCCACTACCCACAAGAGACTATGGTATACTGGTCTTGTACTATAATGTATTAAGCCCGGCTCTGTATCCCCAATCAAAATGCAAAGAACCATCCGGTGCTATCTCCATAGACAGCATTTGGGGATGTCCATACAGGCATACTATAGTTCGCTTGCTGTCTATCTGATCTTGAAGGTATAAGTAGCGACCTAGTTCCAGAgctttgctttttctttgcCATCAATTTGACGTTTCACATAATCTTACACCCAGAGCCCACAAGAAGACTCTCCATACAGCACAACTAGACGACATGGCCGGCTTGAAAGAAATCGCTGTGATTGGTGGCACTGGTGCACAAGGCATGCCAGTAGTGCAAGGTCAGAATGCTGtgatataaataaggtttcAATATTGTGCTGACACCCACTGGAAGCTTTATCGCAGAGTGGACGTTACCTAGTCAGGGTCTTGACTCGAAATCCAAAGTCTTCCCGCGCTGAGAAGCTCGCCGCCCTACCAAATGTATCCCTTATTCAAGGCACTCAAGAGAACCAACAGGATCTACACCGTGTATTCAAGGGCGTGTACGGTGCTTGGGTAAATCTCGACGGTTTTACTCTAGGCGAAAAAGACGAGCTCTTCTACGGCTTCAGAGCCTACGAGATTGCGAGGTCTGAGCATGTGCAGCACTATGTTTGGGCGCATATAGAGTATGCCTTGGGCAACGCGAACTTTGACGAGAGCTACCACTGCGGACACATGGTTTCCAAGGGCAGGGTGGG encodes the following:
- a CDS encoding uncharacterized protein (At least one base has a quality score < 10) translates to MLAGDGANRVLNRNNIITESRYFQRELYREGFCNIFERLQVLGVFTRGLHEIRNRNLFKLSPLKALTADQAASIEEIVKGLLADLQSGADSMIVIQGDPGTGKTVAAIYLIKLLVDIQTFATLEDLDSDTRFASFFTDTNRGLLQGLRTKSRHQIFLLDAAQSIRLWAGSDFVSYVCWILDPRPFLLPRVRRDFGDYDFCTFDCVARMRDEIFQRDAEVGLARIVASYAWEWRSKRDRTAFDIAIGDTQLRWNSTATDWISSSNALEEVGSIYTVQGYDLNYVGVIIGLDLRFDTVRKRLFAHRNSYLDKKGKENNPTLGRTYSDDDLLWFITQIYAVLMTRGVRGTYVYACDPRLQEYLKGLIPFHS
- a CDS encoding uncharacterized protein (At least one base has a quality score < 10); this encodes MSTTTLDASSPSAYGSSETALLLLDWYTLFIEKVAGPSAEPALKVAVELRNWAKTHNITVVHCLIDANGTPFPACKGVDRFQGLLEIMKNLEQPEPAELRADDKDELTFHRVPGHISALKSPGLLDYLKEKGIKSLVLSGLSTSGCVLRTAVTATDAEFATTVISDACADGDGELHQVILDKIIPSRGHVKSAAEFQKEFKGAQNI